In a genomic window of Zootoca vivipara chromosome 5, rZooViv1.1, whole genome shotgun sequence:
- the BTRC gene encoding F-box/WD repeat-containing protein 1A isoform X11: MKTENCVAKTKLANGTSSMIVPKQRKLSASYEKEKELCIKYFEQWSESDQVEFVEHLISQMCHYQHGHINSYLKPMLQRDFITALPARGLDHIAENILSYLDAKSLCAVELVCKEWYRVTSDGMLWKKLIERMVRTDSLWRGLAERRGWGQYLFKNKLPDGIAPPNSFYRALYPKIIQDIETIESNWRCGRHSLQRIHCRSETSKGVYCLQYDDQKIVSGLRDNTIKIWDKNTLECKRVLTGHTGSVLCLQYDERVIITGSSDSTVRVWDVNTGEMLNTLIHHCEAVLHLRFNNGMMVTCSKDRSIAVWDMASPTDITLRRVLVGHRAAVNVVDFDDKYIVSASGDRTIKVWNTSTCEFVRTLNGHKRGIACLQYRDRLVVSGSSDNTIRLWDIECGACLRVLEGHEELVRCIRFDTKRIVSGAYDGKIKVWDLVAALDPRAPAGTLCLRTLVEHSGRVFRLQFDEFQIVSSSHDDTILIWDFLNDPATQAESNRSPSRTYTYISR, from the exons ATTGTGCCAAAGCAAAGGAAGCTATCTGCAAGCTATGAAAAGGAGAAGGAGCTCTGTATCAAGTATTTTGAGCAGTGGTCGGAGTCTGACCAAGTGGAATTTGTGGAACATCTCATCTCCCAGATGTGTCATTATCAGCACGGGCACATCAACTCATACCTCAAACCTATGTTACAGAGAGACTTCATCACGGCACTACCAG CTCGCGGCCTGGATCACATCGCTGAGAATATCCTGTCATACCTTGATGCCAAGTCTTTGTGTGCTGTTGAGCTGGTGTGCAAGGAATGGTACCGAGTGACATCTGACGGCATGCTGTGGAAGAAGCTGATTGAGAGAATGGTCCGGACAGACTCGCTGTGGAGGGGTTTGGCAGAGCGGAGAGGATG gggACAGTATCTTTTTAAGAACAAGCTGCCCGATGGGATAGCCCCTCCCAACTCCTTCTACAGAGCACTTTATCCCAAAATTATACAGGATATAGAG acAATAGAATCAAACTGGCGGTGTGGAAGGCACAGCTTACAGCGAATCCACTGCCGAAGTGAAACAAGCAAAGGGGTTTATTGTTTACAATATGATGATCAGAAGATAGTAAGTGGCCTCCGAGACAATACCATCAAG ATTTGGGACAAGAATACGCTAGAATGCAAGAGGGTTCTGACTGGACACACGGGGTCAGTCCTTTGCCTCCAGTACGATGAGCGGGTGATCATCACTGGATCATCGGATTCCACTGTCAg AGTGTGGGATGTAAATACGGGTGAGATGCTGAACACCCTGATCCATCATTGTGAAGCAGTGCTGCACCTACGTTTTAATAATGGCATGATGGTGACATGCTCCAAAGATCGGTCCATTGCCGTGTGGGACATGGCCTCCCCGACAGACATCACACTACGGAGGGTGCTGGTTGGACACAGGGCAGCTGTCAATGTGGTAGACTTCGATGACAAATACATTGTATCAGCATCGGGGGACAGAACTATTAAG GTCTGGAACACAAGTACCTGTGAGTTTGTGCGTACCTTGAACGGCCACAAGCGCGGTATTGCATGTCTACAGTACAGAGACAGACTAGTAGTGAGTGGTTCATCAGATAATACAATCAG GTTATGGGACATTGAATGTGGGGCATGTTTGCGGGTTCTGGAAGGCCACGAAGAGCTGGTGAGATGTATTCGTTTTGATACCAAGAGGATAGTCAGCGGAGCCTATGATGG GAAAATTAAGGTGTGGGATCTGGTAGCTGCCCTGGACCCTCGTGCCCCTGCTGGAACCCTCTGCCTGCGCACTCTTGTG GAGCACTCCGGCAGAGTTTTCCGGCTCCAGTTTGACGAATTTCAAATAGTTAGCAGCTCACATGATGACACCATCCTCATCTGGGACTTCCTGAATGATCCAGCTACCCAAGCAGAATCTAACCGCTCCCCTTCCAGAACATACACTTACATCTCCAGATAA
- the LOC118078140 gene encoding large ribosomal subunit protein eL42-like produces the protein RWQNGERPKTRRTYCKKCGKHQPHKVTQYKKGKESLYGKGKDDRKQSGYGGQTKPIFCKKTKTTKKIMLRLECVEPNCRSKRMLAIKRCKHFKLGGDKKRKGQVIQF, from the coding sequence CGCTGGCAAAATGGTGAACGTCCCAAAACCCGCAGGACTTACTGCAAGAAGTGTGGGAAGCACCAGCCCCACAAAGTAACCCAGTACAAGAAGGGCAAGGAATCTttgtatgggaaagggaaagatgATCGCAAGCAGAGTGGCTATGGTGGCCAAACAAAGCCCATCTTCTGCAAAAAGACAAAGACCACAAAGAAGATCATGTTGAGACTGGAATGTGTGGAGCCCAATTGCAGGTCAAAGAGGATGCTGGCCATTAAGAGGTGCAAGCACTTCAAGTTGGGAGGAGACAAGAAGAGAAAGGGCCAGGTTATCCAGTTCTAG